The proteins below are encoded in one region of Sphingobacterium sp. R2:
- a CDS encoding LytTR family DNA-binding domain-containing protein — protein MYKAVIIEDEYHLREALSILLEMVASEQIQVIGYAEGLPEAVKIIDRLKPDLVFMDIMLKNGTGFDVLEQISHKNFHLVFTTAYEEHAIKAFKFNAIDYLLKPIDHHELRETLDRIAGKKSEYMDFQHVIPPSSSIAKKHDRIVLPTIEAMHVVKLKNIIRCETSGSYTTFILKNGQHIIVSKPLKYYEDILISPNFIRVHQSHLINTDFVTSFSKDGIIMMLNNDTIPISRANREYFFRIMKNEEH, from the coding sequence ATGTATAAAGCAGTTATTATAGAAGATGAATATCATCTGAGAGAGGCCCTTTCTATCCTTCTTGAAATGGTGGCGTCCGAACAAATCCAGGTGATCGGTTACGCGGAAGGGCTGCCGGAAGCCGTCAAAATTATTGACCGTTTAAAGCCAGACCTGGTTTTTATGGATATCATGCTAAAAAACGGGACCGGTTTTGATGTTCTTGAACAGATTAGCCATAAGAATTTCCATCTTGTTTTTACTACGGCGTATGAGGAGCATGCGATAAAGGCATTCAAATTTAATGCTATCGACTATCTTCTGAAACCAATAGACCATCATGAGTTAAGAGAGACGCTTGATCGTATAGCAGGCAAAAAATCTGAATATATGGATTTTCAACATGTTATTCCTCCTTCTTCGAGTATCGCAAAAAAGCATGATAGAATAGTGCTTCCCACCATAGAGGCTATGCATGTTGTGAAGCTCAAAAACATCATCAGGTGTGAAACCTCGGGTTCCTATACAACATTTATTCTCAAGAACGGGCAGCACATAATTGTTTCCAAACCATTGAAATATTACGAAGATATCCTTATTTCACCCAATTTTATACGCGTACATCAGTCGCATTTAATAAATACAGATTTCGTGACTAGCTTTTCTAAGGATGGGATTATCATGATGCTAAACAATGATACCATCCCCATATCGCGAGCAAACAGAGAATATTTCTTTAGAATCATGAAAAACGAAGAGCATTAG
- a CDS encoding sensor histidine kinase, with translation MDHLHFTKRYFFHAILIPLMVFTASLKAQDSKIESLASQGYSYRFTDSAKAKQMLNNALLLARKSNSKKDEAICLAFLALTYRRLNSPKEFNNYAEQAYKISSQTNDERAKAYAYMVMGNLKSYFDENTAALNYQLQANTLFEKHKNYALCAQICADISYSFSLSSDDRVEKYVREAMKHAQQSSNAESILHARLAMGSYLTGLTDKHADNISLWENSVQFLKQTADYASVNNNRIPSKSNIAISHLNLAALLIRRPKLMDGMLFTRQLDTAIAISKKYNVKVTYRNSLGLRGKYLLYQGEYSRAKKMFLDGIAYQLRLPYKDHEILAQFYASLKEVAASEKDYSSYYRYDQSFSKYNRLTYDETMQRNLQLAEIKFESAEKIRKIKQLENEKLLQEKNKNLGYVISLILLVIVIFIFISFYYRKRFYQKQADNLKQQQINDQLKLNLLEKDSLENLLAKLSLERRFLQSQMDPHFIFNCLANIQSIILKDDRTKALTYLNKFARLTRETLYHSRKESVTLQEESANLKSYIELQQLRLNHSFDYSIEFANDINMDEKIPPLLIQPLVENAIEHGLKPLSHRKGNLVITFTKKSMEQVLICVIKDNGIGMEASQTGKQKNKHDPLAIKIIDERLALYAKNDSGERIPHFTSQSSGDGCTITINIPIV, from the coding sequence ATGGATCACCTACATTTCACCAAACGCTATTTTTTCCATGCAATATTAATTCCGTTGATGGTATTCACCGCTTCACTGAAAGCCCAGGACTCAAAAATTGAATCATTGGCATCCCAGGGATACTCGTACAGATTTACGGATAGTGCGAAAGCGAAACAAATGCTCAATAACGCGCTCTTATTGGCCAGGAAATCAAATTCTAAAAAAGATGAAGCAATCTGTCTTGCCTTTTTGGCATTAACTTATCGAAGACTGAATAGCCCAAAGGAATTTAATAACTATGCCGAGCAAGCCTACAAAATTTCCTCACAAACAAATGATGAGCGGGCAAAGGCTTACGCGTATATGGTTATGGGAAACCTCAAGTCCTATTTCGATGAAAATACAGCCGCGCTGAATTACCAGCTTCAAGCCAATACACTTTTTGAAAAGCATAAAAATTATGCGCTATGCGCTCAGATATGCGCCGATATTTCTTATAGCTTTTCCTTAAGTTCGGATGATCGGGTCGAAAAATATGTGCGCGAAGCGATGAAACATGCGCAACAATCTTCAAATGCTGAAAGCATACTACACGCCCGATTGGCAATGGGCTCTTACCTGACAGGGTTGACAGATAAACACGCAGATAACATTTCCTTATGGGAGAACTCTGTACAATTTTTAAAGCAGACTGCAGACTACGCTTCTGTGAACAACAATAGGATACCGAGTAAGAGTAACATTGCTATTTCTCATCTTAATCTTGCGGCACTGTTGATACGACGGCCAAAGCTGATGGATGGCATGTTATTTACACGGCAATTGGATACGGCCATTGCCATAAGCAAAAAATACAATGTGAAGGTTACTTACCGAAACAGTCTCGGATTGCGTGGAAAATATTTATTGTATCAGGGGGAATATAGCAGAGCAAAGAAAATGTTTCTGGACGGAATTGCTTACCAGCTTCGGCTACCGTATAAAGACCATGAAATATTAGCCCAGTTTTATGCCAGCCTCAAGGAAGTCGCCGCTAGCGAAAAAGATTATTCTTCTTATTATCGTTATGACCAGTCCTTTAGCAAATATAATCGCCTTACCTACGACGAAACCATGCAGCGGAATTTACAGCTTGCGGAAATAAAATTTGAATCGGCTGAAAAAATTCGTAAAATAAAGCAGTTAGAGAATGAAAAATTGCTTCAGGAAAAAAATAAGAATCTGGGCTATGTAATTTCCCTGATCCTGCTGGTTATTGTTATTTTTATTTTCATTTCTTTTTACTATAGAAAGCGATTTTACCAGAAGCAAGCGGATAACTTGAAGCAGCAGCAAATAAATGATCAACTCAAGCTCAACCTGCTGGAAAAGGACAGTCTTGAAAACCTATTGGCGAAGCTTTCGCTGGAACGACGGTTTCTTCAGTCTCAGATGGACCCTCATTTTATTTTTAATTGCCTTGCGAATATTCAGAGCATTATCCTGAAAGATGACCGTACAAAAGCGCTCACCTATCTTAATAAATTTGCACGGCTAACCAGAGAGACCTTGTATCATTCCAGAAAAGAATCAGTAACCTTGCAAGAGGAGAGCGCAAACTTGAAAAGTTACATTGAACTGCAACAACTGAGGCTTAACCATTCGTTTGATTATAGCATCGAATTTGCAAACGACATCAATATGGACGAAAAAATACCACCCCTGCTCATACAACCTTTGGTGGAAAATGCGATCGAACACGGGCTAAAACCTTTGTCACATCGGAAAGGAAACTTAGTTATAACATTTACAAAAAAATCAATGGAGCAGGTATTGATTTGTGTTATCAAAGATAATGGAATTGGAATGGAGGCTTCTCAAACAGGAAAACAAAAAAACAAACATGATCCATTGGCTATAAAAATAATAGATGAAAGACTGGCACTCTATGCAAAGAACGACTCAGGCGAGCGTATACCTCATTTTACCTCCCAAAGCTCTGGTGATGGATGCACAATCACGATCAATATTCCAATCGTATAA